Sequence from the Maniola jurtina chromosome 18, ilManJurt1.1, whole genome shotgun sequence genome:
tttttttttttaaaccacgaGATCTTTAGATCCCGTTAGAATtattcaaaatcctttcttagtggttTACGTTATAAAATAAACCTAAGAGCTTAATCTcaaggtttttaatttatagaccagCACTTGCCTACAATCAGATCTGTCTGATCGGTCTATTGGCAGATTTATTGCAACCTAAggtagagcgcgcttgcctagatgcCTATTCAGTCTAGACTTGAAGGTATTGTATTGGCAGGAAAAACTGATCTCAAATGTGATTATATTTAATATACTGAAAGATATTTTTAAGGGATTATGGATGCGTCAGATGAACGAATACTTCAGAACACCCTATATCGGCATCTGGTTGTTCTGGAGACCAGCCCTCATCATCAACTCGCCTGAAATCGCTCGCAGGGTGCTGGTGAAGGATTCAGGCAGCTTCAGGAACAGGCTCGTAGGGTCTGGTGATAGTGATCCTATTGGGAGTTTGAATTTGTTCACTATTAATGTAAGTtttttacatataatataatttattttaatatattattaattgttattttaataattgttttaataaGGACCCTGAATGGACAAACTTACGTCGTCGTTTGACAAGCACATTCACAGCAGCCAAACTCAGAGTATTACAAGACTACGTTCGTTCTAAGTCCAAGGAGTTGGTACAAAGGATTCAGAGGGAGCAGAAAAGCCGGATACCTTTAAAGGTATTTCCTAATTTGAATTTAGTAAATGTACTTTGAAGGTTCTCTCTTCATCCCATTGCAAGTTAGCCCGTAATTGCAATCGCACCTGGTGAGGTGaggatgcagtcttagatggtcttgctcgtttgctcattATTTATACACAAGGATATAAGCCTTATATATTACatccttatattatattatatattataaggatgtaaaatagatgatgcccgcgacttggattaaggtttttaaaatcccgtgggaactctttgattttctggggtaaaagttgcgtatgtcaatttccgggagacaacctaactctgtacctttcaactgttgggccgtgaagacagacaaacagacagacagatagacacactttcgtatttataatattagtatggattagagaTTACTACCCCCACTTTTGCATGGTCTCTGCTTACAGTCCCTGTTCGTGGACTATACAACAGATGTGATTGGTACATCAGCTTTCGGTGTAGCCTGCAATGCCACTCTGACCGGCAAGGATCCTCTCAGAtcggttgccgagggcttcatgacaTACAGTCCTGTCAGAGGACTGGGAACTTGCTGTGTGTTCTTTTTCCCGGAGCTGGTTAATATTTTTCGGTAAGCATTTTCGTCTTATTTGTCAGGCTTTATACTTATTCATTGTTGGACATAAAACTCCTCAAGTAATTCCCGTTCTTCTTTGTGTTGGGTGAGTTTCATCCAATGCCTTCCTGCACGCTTTCTAATCGTGacctttctatttttttttgattgcaaAATAAACTTGTGCTTGATGATAATCATTCCATaagaaaagcaatgatgagacCTAAGTTGGAGTGCGAGTGTGAGGGAGCAACAACATTGTGGAGCTCCTGATCGCATTCTCCAAAATATATTCGTTAGAAGAACGATGGGTGTCCACGTCAATACTGATGATTGATTCTCATTTTCAGGTTTAAGTTCTTCCCAAACTCAGCCACAGATTACTTCAGGAAGATCTTCAAAGCTGCAGCAGCACAGCGTGAGGTCAGTGGTACTGTTGGGGAGTCTAAGGACCTGCTGGATGCTTTGTTGAAACTGAGGAAAGAAACTGTAGAAAATAATGAgggtaaatttaaaaataatataagaataaTCTGGTAATACTAAGTAgggattttcataaaattaaactgATATTTTTCAGGTTATTCAGAAGACACTATACTTGCGCAGGCAGCGATTTTCCTATTCGGTGGATTTGACACGTCTGGATCTCTGCTGGCGTTTATTACATACGAATTAGCCTTCCATCTGGATATACAGGTAAAGGACaaaaaaacatcatgaggaaattTGCCTGAGCGTTCTCCATAAAAAGTTCAAAGGTATAAAATCTGCCAATCTTAAACTTTAAGAGTTTAAGTATAAATCTACCCActagtgtaatattataatattataatattattatgtattagaagttagaaattgaaataacatatcttaattgtctactaacacatctataataattgtgcgctctaaaatgtaattttgaactctgtaaccatagcctgtaagtttcatataagtggaaattcctttatggAACTAATAAAAGTCTTAAACCAGACAATCGGCACTTAGCCAGTGTCAACTACAACGTCAAAcgttcccattctgagaggaagctattctcagtagttggccggcgataggttgatcaggatgatgatgatgaaagaacATTATAGAGCAAGTTTTTCTATAacacaaatcaaaataaaaaatttcaacaaagTTATTTTTGGGTTTAACTTCCATAGACTTAGTAGTATTATAGTTCGctacaggttg
This genomic interval carries:
- the LOC123874252 gene encoding cytochrome P450 6l1-like isoform X1, translated to MRQMNEYFRTPYIGIWLFWRPALIINSPEIARRVLVKDSGSFRNRLVGSGDSDPIGSLNLFTINDPEWTNLRRRLTSTFTAAKLRVLQDYVRSKSKELVQRIQREQKSRIPLKSLFVDYTTDVIGTSAFGVACNATLTGKDPLRSVAEGFMTYSPVRGLGTCCVFFFPELVNIFRFKFFPNSATDYFRKIFKAAAAQREVSGTVGESKDLLDALLKLRKETVENNEGYSEDTILAQAAIFLFGGFDTSGSLLAFITYELAFHLDIQEKVYEEIIEAKRLHGCEDFTPEQLAEMTYFNCVIKEVLRKHTSMGWLDRVAKIDYQIDDKLTIKAGTPVYINSMGMHYNPDYFNDPGKFDPDRFLPENEKDIKPYTFMPFGEGPRTCIGQRFALMTVRYAIAYMMLNYKVQPFPNTPKPEDVIIEKRGMFYSPGEPICVEFVPRIS